The stretch of DNA GGATTCGCGAGCAAACCCGTCGAAGAAGTCGTCCGGGCCAACCCGCAAACCTTCTTCCAGACCTATTGGGTGGGCAGCCGCGACGACATCGAACGGCGGATGCAGCGTGCGCGCGAGGCCGGCGCGATCGGCCTGATCGCCACCACCGACTGGTCCTTCTCGCACGGCCGGGACTGGGGCAGCCCCGCGATCCCGGAGAGGATGAACCTGCGCACCAAGCTCAAGTACGCCCCGCAGGCGCTGACGCACCCCGGCTGGTTCGCCGAGTTCGCCAAGCGACGCCAGATCCCCGACCTGACTGTTCCGAACATGCAGCAAGGTGACGATGCGGCGCCGACCTTCTTCGGCGCCTACGGCACCTGGATGTTCACCCCGCCGCCGAGCTGGGAGGACATCACCTGGATGCGCAAGCAGTGGGACGGGCCCTTCATGCTCAAAGGCATCTGCCGGGTCGATGATGCCAAGCGCGCCGTGGACGCAGGGGTCACCTCGATCTCCGTGTCCAACCACGGCGGCAACAACCTCGACGGCACACCGGCGAGCATTCGCGCACTACCCGCGATCACCGACGCAGTGGGCGATCAAGTAGAAGTGCTGCTCGACGGCGGAGTGCGGCGCGGTACCGATGTCGTCAAAGCGCTCGCACTCGGCGCCCGGGCGGTCATGATCGGTCGCGCCTACCTCTGGGGCCTGGCGGCCAACGGGCAAGCGGGTGTCGAGAACGTACTCGACATCCTGCGCGGCGGGATCGACTCCGCCCTGCTCGGGCTCGGACACCGCTCGGTGCACGAACTCGGCCGGTCCGACCTCCTAGTTCCACCCGGATTCGCAAGAGGGCTCTGAAACAGCACGTACTACGGCCACAACGCACCACGCCACCGACCTGCTCACCAGCCCGCACCACCAACGACGCGGTGTGGACCAGTTGTATTCCCGCCGCGCCGAGGCCAGGATCCCGACCGGGATCATGACGACGAAAGCGCCGATGAAGAACTGGCCGTCGAGCTCCGCGCGGTGCCCTGGTCGCGGGCAATGGGCTGCGTACCGAGATGAGCGCCGCCGCTCAGGAATGCGCGAACCGCATCGAAGAGGCCAAAGGAATGCGGTTCCAGGAACCCCCGGGCACGTTGGATCTGATCAGCCAGGGACGGGATTTCATCCGGGAGAACAAAGATGCTCTCAAAAACATCTCCGAGGCCCTGAAGATCGTCTCCGCGGGACTCGCGGTCGTTGGCCTTGCCTTGCAGGCCATCCCGGTGGTCGGCAATGCCGTCGGAGGAGCGTTCCTAGTGGCCGCCGGGATCACCGGCGGCGCCGCGCTGGCCATCGACGCCGGCATCTACGCCGCCACCGGCGAAGGCAGCCTCACCTCAATTTTGGTCGACACCGCGTTGACGGTCATTCCCATAGGCAAGTTGGCGAAACTCGGCAAAGCTGCCTTCAGCATGGCCAAGGACTGGCGTTTTCTTGCACGCCCCACGTCACACATTTCCGAACCGGCGATCCACGCAGGCTCGGCGAATCCGGCCATGAGGAGGTGGTTCCTCCGTGATCAGCACTCGTGGATGAATGGCGAAAATGCCATCAATGCCCCTCGGTTCAATGCGAGCACACCTGGCTACGTGGAGAACTGCTCGAACAACGTGGCCACCGTTGAACATCGGTTGAACGGGGTCGAGGTCTCGACCGCACCGTTGCACAACCCGCGGTGGCCGGATCCGGCCGCACTGGGCAATCCCAATGCCAGGTTCCAGGACGTGTCCAGCTATGATGACATCATCAAGGACATGCACGCCCGCGGTGCAGGATCACGTGGTGTGGTCTACATCAATCGTCCGGGCAACCCGGACTTGTTCATAAAGCCCACGGCCCACGTGTTCAACGTCCAT from Saccharopolyspora sp. SCSIO 74807 encodes:
- the mftD gene encoding pre-mycofactocin synthase MftD (MftD, an enzyme found in the mycofactocin biosynthesis locus, performs an oxidative deamination of 3-amino-5-[(p-hydroxyphenyl)methyl]-4,4-dimethyl-2-pyrrolidinone (AHDP). The resulting compound, now called pre-mycofactocin (PMFT), is a biologically active redox cofactor that can oxidize the non-exchangeable NADH of TIGR03971 family SDR-type oxidoreductases.), producing MGRGWFETVAEAQRRARKRLPASVYSALIAGAEQGSTLEDNQAAFTELGFAPHAADLYGQRDLGTTVMGQSLSLPVLISPTGVQAVHPDGEVAVARAAAARGTAMGLSGFASKPVEEVVRANPQTFFQTYWVGSRDDIERRMQRAREAGAIGLIATTDWSFSHGRDWGSPAIPERMNLRTKLKYAPQALTHPGWFAEFAKRRQIPDLTVPNMQQGDDAAPTFFGAYGTWMFTPPPSWEDITWMRKQWDGPFMLKGICRVDDAKRAVDAGVTSISVSNHGGNNLDGTPASIRALPAITDAVGDQVEVLLDGGVRRGTDVVKALALGARAVMIGRAYLWGLAANGQAGVENVLDILRGGIDSALLGLGHRSVHELGRSDLLVPPGFARGL
- a CDS encoding toxin glutamine deamidase domain-containing protein, whose translation is MSAAAQECANRIEEAKGMRFQEPPGTLDLISQGRDFIRENKDALKNISEALKIVSAGLAVVGLALQAIPVVGNAVGGAFLVAAGITGGAALAIDAGIYAATGEGSLTSILVDTALTVIPIGKLAKLGKAAFSMAKDWRFLARPTSHISEPAIHAGSANPAMRRWFLRDQHSWMNGENAINAPRFNASTPGYVENCSNNVATVEHRLNGVEVSTAPLHNPRWPDPAALGNPNARFQDVSSYDDIIKDMHARGAGSRGVVYINRPGNPDLFIKPTAHVFNVHHGPHGVEFLDGQTGNLAELEQNVDRIGYMPYR